The following coding sequences lie in one Chitinophagaceae bacterium genomic window:
- a CDS encoding SDR family NAD(P)-dependent oxidoreductase, which yields MSEQKGRYSNPFSATLSGITDLFRKQKNVVTLHDKDRLDGKNVLVTGASSGLGFEAAVQLAQRGAHVWMACRSGIPEKGEQVRKLSGNNNVEMLLVDLSDLNSINALVTTFKAALVKIDVLIDNAGVVPAKSRKTKQGLEEMFVVNYLSKYMLARLLLENDLFNKNSIDLPRIIFVGSESHRNPKVFEWENFGKYKAYAMGKTVERYGYYKLLITTFANELSRRVNTTHQVQYSVFALCPGPVNSNIAREAPVIFKPLIKVVFQLFFRSPKVAVQPVIYFAASPEVKGKAIDYLFLMGRKEMDPKAIDENNGDKLWKLSEALLKENGVVFTK from the coding sequence ATGTCAGAACAGAAAGGACGATATTCAAATCCATTCTCCGCTACTTTAAGTGGAATAACAGATCTTTTCCGGAAGCAGAAAAATGTCGTTACGCTTCATGATAAAGACAGGCTCGATGGAAAAAATGTATTGGTTACAGGAGCAAGTTCAGGATTAGGATTTGAAGCTGCTGTTCAGTTGGCACAACGAGGTGCGCATGTTTGGATGGCTTGTCGCAGTGGTATTCCCGAAAAAGGTGAACAGGTGCGCAAGCTTTCGGGAAACAATAACGTGGAGATGTTGCTGGTTGATCTCTCCGATCTGAATTCGATAAATGCGCTGGTGACCACATTTAAAGCAGCATTAGTGAAGATTGATGTATTGATTGACAATGCGGGAGTTGTTCCTGCTAAGAGTAGAAAAACCAAACAGGGACTGGAGGAAATGTTCGTGGTGAATTATCTCTCGAAATATATGCTTGCACGATTGCTTTTGGAAAATGATTTATTCAACAAGAACAGTATTGATCTTCCAAGAATCATTTTTGTTGGATCTGAAAGTCACAGGAATCCAAAAGTGTTCGAATGGGAAAATTTTGGAAAATATAAAGCGTATGCTATGGGTAAAACAGTTGAACGCTATGGTTACTATAAATTGCTGATCACCACTTTTGCGAATGAACTCAGCCGGAGAGTCAACACTACGCATCAGGTTCAGTATTCAGTTTTTGCATTGTGTCCTGGTCCTGTAAATTCAAATATTGCTCGTGAAGCACCTGTCATCTTCAAGCCGCTTATTAAAGTGGTCTTCCAATTATTTTTCAGATCACCGAAAGTTGCAGTGCAACCCGTCATATACTTTGCAGCCTCGCCGGAAGTGAAAGGAAAAGCGATCGATTATCTTTTTTTGATGGGAAGAAAGGAAATGGATCCGAAAGCAATCGATGAAAATAATGGTGATAAGCTTTGGAAACTTTCCGAAGCGTTGCTGAAAGAAAATGGAGTTGTCTTCACAAAGTGA
- a CDS encoding sulfotransferase → MQRAVTVKSFNKKPVWFNLLNSVWASTYFFGTKVKLEKDYLIHLARKQTGLQSFGNDFWEEPLERLLFSVNNEAQLHPVGRFITQTRLSGLLAIRLRAENDFKKHPEILEQQLYPVQLICGLQRTGTTKLQRLLAADPDNRVLLSWEAINPIPLSNKPSEKEARIKAARLSEKALKLMAPGFFAIHPVEHAKPEEDILLLDAAFMSTTTEATMHVPSYASWLEKTDQTVAYQYMIKLLKYLQFQRPAKRWVLKSPHHMEFLHIIKKEFGKVQFIWTHRDISKSLPSFFEHGGTQPINF, encoded by the coding sequence ATGCAAAGAGCAGTTACAGTAAAAAGTTTTAATAAAAAGCCTGTATGGTTTAATCTCCTCAACAGTGTTTGGGCAAGCACGTATTTTTTTGGTACAAAAGTTAAACTGGAAAAAGATTATCTCATCCATCTGGCGCGTAAACAAACAGGCCTTCAATCTTTCGGAAATGATTTTTGGGAAGAGCCACTCGAGCGTCTGCTCTTCTCGGTGAATAACGAAGCGCAACTTCATCCTGTTGGAAGATTTATTACGCAAACACGTTTGTCAGGTTTGCTGGCGATTCGCCTGCGTGCTGAAAATGATTTTAAGAAGCATCCGGAAATTCTGGAGCAGCAACTTTATCCCGTACAATTGATTTGTGGCCTTCAACGAACTGGTACTACCAAACTACAGCGATTGCTGGCTGCAGATCCTGACAACAGAGTGCTGTTAAGCTGGGAAGCAATCAATCCCATTCCATTAAGTAATAAACCCTCAGAGAAAGAAGCACGAATTAAAGCAGCTCGACTGAGTGAAAAAGCATTAAAACTGATGGCACCGGGATTTTTCGCGATACATCCTGTAGAACATGCAAAACCAGAGGAGGATATCCTGTTGCTCGATGCAGCTTTTATGAGCACGACAACAGAAGCAACAATGCATGTTCCTTCGTATGCTTCGTGGCTGGAAAAAACAGATCAGACTGTTGCCTATCAATACATGATTAAGTTGTTGAAGTATTTGCAGTTTCAGCGGCCGGCAAAACGTTGGGTGTTGAAGAGCCCACACCACATGGAATTTCTTCACATCATTAAAAAAGAATTCGGGAAGGTTCAATTTATATGGACGCACAGAGACATCTCTAAAAGTCTCCCGTCTTTTTTTGAGCATGGTGGCACACAGCCAATCAATTTTTAG
- a CDS encoding EthD domain-containing protein: MTKDVYVVQGNDTESYEGFKQRIFDAVSDIQIVLKPDAIKFTLTEKAPPSFSIIPFRKKKIAAISVYQSYPGPALLLKKIVGFRGAYRVEEVLPVSYNKNWKDGTLTPGVCLLTLFSQKKNITYETFIDRWHNSHTPLSLRIHPLWNYVRNEVKETLTENAPQFNGIVEEQVRVASDLLNPFKFFGNPLIIIPRMLTVYVDTKSFIDYPSMETYLTAEYIMKS, translated from the coding sequence ATGACGAAAGATGTTTACGTCGTGCAGGGAAATGATACGGAGTCGTATGAAGGTTTTAAGCAGCGGATTTTTGACGCAGTTTCCGACATACAAATTGTGTTGAAACCTGATGCTATCAAATTTACGCTTACTGAAAAAGCACCGCCTTCTTTTTCTATTATACCATTTCGTAAGAAAAAGATAGCGGCAATTTCGGTTTATCAATCCTATCCGGGGCCGGCATTGCTGTTAAAAAAAATTGTTGGTTTTCGCGGAGCGTATCGCGTGGAGGAAGTATTGCCTGTTTCGTACAATAAAAACTGGAAGGATGGAACGTTAACACCCGGCGTTTGCTTGCTGACATTGTTTTCGCAAAAGAAAAATATAACTTATGAAACCTTTATTGACAGGTGGCACAATAGTCATACTCCTCTTTCGCTTCGCATTCATCCGTTGTGGAATTATGTGCGGAATGAAGTGAAAGAAACCTTAACTGAAAATGCGCCGCAGTTTAATGGAATCGTGGAAGAACAAGTGAGAGTTGCCTCAGATCTTTTAAATCCATTTAAATTCTTCGGCAATCCGCTTATTATTATTCCGAGAATGCTTACGGTGTATGTTGATACCAAATCATTCATTGATTATCCGTCGATGGAGACTTACCTAACGGCTGAATATATTATGAAGTCTTAG